A stretch of Candidatus Methylomirabilota bacterium DNA encodes these proteins:
- the sthA gene encoding Si-specific NAD(P)(+) transhydrogenase, whose translation MTEYELIVIGSGPAGHHAAIQAAKLGRRVAIVERLACVGGVCLNTGTIPSKTLREAVLYLSGFQQRGLYGHSYRVKQTITVQDLMFRCHHVIQKENDVYRSQFGRNGVDVLEGQASFVDPHTVKVEGEGPATLIRAERFVIATGTVTAVSPEVPIDGAAIIDADGIFNLTKIPATMIVVGAGVIGMEYACIFSTLGAMVTVVDGRTRLLEFADGEIIEALMYHMRENRVTFRIGESVERVERDPGGGVTAHLKSRKTLHADVLLYAVGRYGSTAALNLAAAGLEADPRGRLKVDGNFRTAVPHIFAAGDVVGFPSLASVSMEQGRVASANAFGIPTVTVPALFPYGLYTIPEISFVGRTEEELTTAGVPYEVGMAYYREIARGQIIGDTTGRLKLIFHSETGALLGVHVIGEGATELIHIGQAVMALGGTVRYFVDHVFNYPTLAECYKVAALAGLNKLGAARAAAIGAAVAPLDPSFLLGKPF comes from the coding sequence ATGACGGAATACGAGCTGATCGTCATCGGCAGCGGCCCGGCGGGCCACCACGCCGCCATCCAGGCCGCCAAGCTCGGCCGCCGCGTCGCCATCGTGGAGCGCCTTGCGTGCGTGGGCGGCGTCTGCCTCAATACGGGCACGATCCCGTCCAAGACGCTGCGCGAGGCCGTGCTGTACCTCTCGGGTTTTCAGCAGCGCGGGCTCTACGGCCACTCCTACCGCGTCAAGCAGACGATCACCGTCCAGGACCTGATGTTCCGGTGCCACCACGTGATCCAGAAGGAGAACGACGTCTACCGCTCGCAGTTCGGGCGCAACGGCGTGGACGTTCTCGAGGGACAGGCCTCGTTCGTCGATCCGCACACCGTCAAGGTCGAGGGCGAAGGGCCCGCGACGCTGATCCGCGCCGAGCGATTCGTCATCGCCACGGGCACCGTGACCGCGGTTTCTCCGGAGGTCCCGATCGACGGCGCCGCCATCATCGACGCCGACGGCATCTTCAACCTGACGAAGATCCCCGCCACCATGATCGTGGTCGGCGCCGGCGTGATCGGCATGGAGTACGCCTGCATCTTCTCGACGCTCGGCGCCATGGTCACGGTGGTGGACGGGCGCACGCGCCTGCTCGAGTTCGCCGACGGCGAGATCATCGAGGCGCTGATGTACCACATGCGCGAGAACCGCGTCACGTTCCGCATCGGCGAGAGCGTGGAACGGGTCGAGCGCGATCCGGGCGGCGGAGTCACGGCGCATCTCAAGAGCCGGAAGACGCTCCACGCCGACGTGCTCCTCTACGCCGTCGGTCGGTACGGCAGCACGGCGGCGCTCAACCTGGCGGCGGCCGGGCTCGAGGCCGACCCGCGCGGGCGCCTCAAGGTGGACGGCAATTTCCGGACCGCGGTGCCGCACATCTTCGCCGCGGGCGACGTCGTGGGCTTCCCCAGCCTGGCCTCCGTCTCCATGGAGCAGGGGCGCGTGGCCTCGGCCAACGCCTTCGGCATCCCGACGGTAACGGTGCCGGCACTCTTCCCGTACGGGCTCTACACGATCCCCGAGATCTCCTTCGTCGGGCGCACCGAGGAAGAGCTGACCACTGCCGGCGTGCCCTACGAGGTCGGCATGGCGTACTATCGAGAGATTGCGCGGGGCCAGATCATCGGCGACACGACCGGGCGGCTCAAGCTGATCTTCCACAGCGAGACGGGGGCGCTCTTGGGCGTCCACGTGATCGGCGAGGGCGCCACGGAGCTGATCCATATCGGCCAGGCCGTGATGGCGCTGGGCGGCACCGTCCGCTACTTCGTGGACCACGTGTTCAACTACCCGACGCTGGCCGAGTGCTACAAGGTGGCGGCCCTGGCCGGGCTCAACAAGCTCGGCGCGGCGCGCGCGGCCGCGATCGGCGCCGCGGTGGCGCCGCTCGACCCCTCCTTTCTCCTCGGCAAACCTTTCTAG